The genomic segment GCAGGAGCTGGAGAGTGAGCGCTCCTACATGCTGCTGAAgctggaggagaaggaggaggccAGGAGCAGCGTGCGGAGGCTGTACGAGGAGGAGCTGGCCGACGTCAGGAAGTCCCTGGACGGCCTGGCCCAGGAGAGGGCCCAGCTGCAGATCGACTACGGGAATCTGTGCGAGGAGCACAGGACGCTCCAGGCGAGGTAGGAGCGCACACCGTTACACCAGACTTCAGTCAAAAAGTGTCTGATTTAGAGGATGGTCTCCGCCCCCGCCCCCCTTTATAAAATTTTATAGGAGTTGATGGATGCTGATTATTGATCCTTCATAAACGTGTTTGTCTCATCATGGAGATTAAATCTTTCCTCAGTCTGGTTGTAAAAACTTTGCCCACTGTTATAATAATAcgttttatttatatgtgccTTTaaagaccctcaaggtcaccttaccttatgtttttattttgttgtaccaaggtaaatattaaaaaaaaaaaagtatgaaagCTAAACAAGGTAGAACTAGACTGAGACGGAGTCGTGATGAAGGGTACGCAGTTCTGATTAGATGGAAGTACAGAGAGAGTTTGTAGTCCGGAGATCTGGTGGAAGTGCATCCCAAAGTGTCGGGGCAGAACGACCAAAGAGTCCCACAGTAGACAGGCGAGCAGGTGGAACAGACGAGAggaaagctgaagaagaacagaGTGCACGTGTGGAGAAGATCAGATAAATATGGAGGAGCAAGGTTATGAAGCGCTTTGAGAGTAAGAGGTGAACTGGAAGCCGATGGAGACGCAGGTCAGTGTGTGCAGTAGTGTTCGCCCTGCAGACCTCCACAGGGCAGCAGATAAACAGCCCTGATGTGAACCGAGTGCTTTGAGTCCAGTTAAAGCCACTTTTATATGTTACAGCTGTAAAGGCTCTAAAGTAAGCAGACAGCAGACTGACGAGCAGGTGCGTGCTCagtttcattaaaaatcatggTGATCTAAAGTCGGGCTAATTTCAGCAAGAGGTAAACGTGGCCTGTGAGTGTCTGTGGATCTGAGTTTGTGCATTTGAAACTCCAAAGTGTGAGTGTGAGCCTGACTGAGTGAATCCTGTGATGGTTTCTGTTATTAAAACCAGTTTTAATGGGAGTGTTTAACAGAGTTTTGCTGTGGGAGGGCAGCAGCTGGTATCACATGACCGATAACGTTGTGCTCGCGTCTCTTTCAGGAACCAGAAGAAGGAGGGCGATCTGACGAACGCGCTGGCTCAGTTGCGGAGAGCTGAGGAGACTCTGAGCTTGAAGGACGCCGAGTTCACCAAACTGCAGTCGGAGAACCGCAGACTCAACGGCAACCTCGCCGACCTGCAGAGCCAGCTCGAACAAGTAAGAAGGGCAGCCGCCGTTAAACTGTGCAGCGTGCGTGGAACGCCCCAACCAGTTATCCTCGTCTGAGACGTCATGTCTCACCTGCGGCGAGGGACAGGAAAACGAGCCTGCGCCGTTCGGTCTGAGAGGATGTGAGGAAATCCTCGCTTAGCTTGAAAAGTAGAATCGGAAACATGAATGGTTGTACGTTAGCTTCAGCCCACCAATCAGGCTTCATCCGATTCAGCACTCTTATTATTTCACTTACTGTTGAATCTGTAACTGGGCTGATTGAGCGTCACCTGCCCCGCAGCAGGTTGGGTTCACAGCATAAGTTACCATGGCGATGTACGCAGGTAAGAAGTGAAATCCCGCAGGCTTCGGCTGTCTGTCTGCTCTCCTGCCACCGTTTGTGGTGGTCGCACGGCTCCTAGCTCCCGCTCAGGTCTGCGGTCATCCAGCTCATCGGGGTCTGAAGTGATGTGAAGACAGCTGAACTTTAGAATAAATCTAGTGACGTTAAAGTGCATTCCTGCAACCAGGTGTCGGAAAATTAGGAAAGTAGTCCCAAACTTCCTGGTTTATCACTAATCCGTTATTTGAAAATCCTAATAGTCCAACGTTAAGTGCAGTCAGTCCCTCAGCTCTGATGTTCTCGTGAGTCGCTGAGAGTTCTCTGTCAATGATAATCAGACGGACGTCTTATCTGTGTCACCAGCTGGAGGCTCTACTGGCAGAAACCAAGAACCAGCTGAGCTCTGAGATGCTGAGGCGAGTCGAAACGGAGAACCAGGCGCAAACGCTGAAAGAGGAGCTCGAACTGCACAAGAACATCAGTGAGCAGGTAACTCGGGCTGCTGCCAGTTTCTACATGTTCAGGTTGGCGCGTCTTTACGTCACCGTTTCACCTctttggggtttttgtttttttaaataggaGATCCTGGAGATCCGAAGCAGACACGAAAGCCGCctggtggaggtggattcagggcAGAGGAGGGAGTTCGAAAGCAAACTGGCTGAGGCGATGCAGCAGCTGCGGCAGGACAGCGAGTCGCAGCTTCAGCAGTACAAAGAAGAGATCGACCGGGTTTTCAGCTCAAAGGTTGGAGCTGTTCATCGATGACTTTCTGAtatgtaaatattaaaaaatgtgtttcacgCCGCTTTGTGCTCGACAGCTACACAACGCCCAGCAGGATGCGCTGGAGAAGAACGACGTGGCTTCGGCCACCAAAGACGAGCTGGACGCCACGAAGGTTCGAGTGGAGACCCTCAGCTCGCAGCTGCAGCAGTGCAGAAAAGAAGTGAGTTGGGAGGAGGTCTGTGCTCATCAGTGCAGCTCCCAAATCTCCTGCAGTATTTTcaccaaaatgagaaaaagccTCTGACGTGGAGGGAAACGCTCTTCGTCTTCATGTTCCCTCCTCTCTCTGTCAGAAAATCTCTCTGGAGAACCGCTTCCAGGACCTGGAGAGGACTCTGGACAAGGAGCGGGAAGTCTGGCACCACAAACTGAGTCAGAAGGAGCAGGAGCTGCTCAACATGAGAACCCAGATGTTCAGTCAGCTGGAGGACTACGAGCACCTGATGGATGTGAAGGTAGCTCTGGACATGGAGATCAGTGCCTACAGGAAGATGCTGGAGGTGGAGGAGCAGAGGTATGGCTGACTGTGAGTGGAGGGGTCCTGGGTCTCAGGTACTTTTGCTCCCATGGTGgtttttgtttcctgtcaggTTTAAGCTGTCGCCCAGCCCCTCGCAGCGGACGTCCATACCTCGAACGCACGAGCACAGCAGCCGAAAGCCCAGAGGGAAGAAACGGAAGTACGAAGGCGAGTCCGGGAGCTCGCCCGCCTACAAAATGTCCAGTCGTTCGATGGAGCGCGGCGCCGTGAGCGTGGCAGAGATCGACGTGGATGGAAAATATGTTCGACTGAAGAACAACTCAGAGAAAGTAAGTCTGTACGGGTTGTAAAGCCTCGGGGTCAAGGTGGAGGATGTTTGACAGCCTGGTATTGAAGATGGTATTGGATGCAGAACATGCGTTATTGGTCACATGATTTCattaaaaagcagcagaaacacgacccagaggtccagttcagggactgctgaggtgaagcctagcagacagctagcagct from the Oreochromis niloticus isolate F11D_XX linkage group LG1, O_niloticus_UMD_NMBU, whole genome shotgun sequence genome contains:
- the lmnl3 gene encoding lamin L3 isoform X2, which encodes MASPICTPAATSTPAAASSSGGRSSRSAGRRSGAAAGLSASSTSPSRLSRMQEKDELRGLNDRLANYIQRVQELESERSYMLLKLEEKEEARSSVRRLYEEELADVRKSLDGLAQERAQLQIDYGNLCEEHRTLQARNQKKEGDLTNALAQLRRAEETLSLKDAEFTKLQSENRRLNGNLADLQSQLEQLEALLAETKNQLSSEMLRRVETENQAQTLKEELELHKNISEQEILEIRSRHESRLVEVDSGQRREFESKLAEAMQQLRQDSESQLQQYKEEIDRVFSSKLHNAQQDALEKNDVASATKDELDATKVRVETLSSQLQQCRKEKISLENRFQDLERTLDKEREVWHHKLSQKEQELLNMRTQMFSQLEDYEHLMDVKVALDMEISAYRKMLEVEEQRFKLSPSPSQRTSIPRTHEHSSRKPRGKKRKYEGESGSSPAYKMSSRSMERGAVSVAEIDVDGKYVRLKNNSEKEQSLGGWVVRRVYPGAGDITFHIPASCVLAGGQTLTIWAAGAEVEADPSDLVLQGHRSWGVITDVRVILLNSSHEEVAERRLCMLGGGEDDTGLEFDEEFVTGSEMQRFQRQPKRKKKCCSVS
- the lmnl3 gene encoding lamin L3 isoform X1, with product MASPICTPAATSTPAAASSSGGRSSRSAGRRSGAAAGLSASSTSPSRLSRMQEKDELRGLNDRLANYIQRVQELESERSYMLLKLEEKEEARSSVRRLYEEELADVRKSLDGLAQERAQLQIDYGNLCEEHRTLQARNQKKEGDLTNALAQLRRAEETLSLKDAEFTKLQSENRRLNGNLADLQSQLEQLEALLAETKNQLSSEMLRRVETENQAQTLKEELELHKNISEQEILEIRSRHESRLVEVDSGQRREFESKLAEAMQQLRQDSESQLQQYKEEIDRVFSSKLHNAQQDALEKNDVASATKDELDATKVRVETLSSQLQQCRKEKISLENRFQDLERTLDKEREVWHHKLSQKEQELLNMRTQMFSQLEDYEHLMDVKVALDMEISAYRKMLEVEEQRFKLSPSPSQRTSIPRTHEHSSRKPRGKKRKYEGESGSSPAYKMSSRSMERGAVSVAEIDVDGKYVRLKNNSEKEQSLGGWVVRRVYPGAGDITFHIPASCVLAGGQTLTIWAAGAEVEADPSDLVLQGHRSWGVITDVRVILLNSSHEEVAERRLCMLGGGEDDTGLEFDEEFVTGSEMQRFQRQDFSRETTCAVM